Proteins from a single region of Pseudorasbora parva isolate DD20220531a chromosome 22, ASM2467924v1, whole genome shotgun sequence:
- the dido1 gene encoding death-inducer obliterator 1 isoform X3 encodes MEESVSPELAQAPEPEPSQDLMDTSSQEPTSILDEVKDQKDQEDVSEDKVEDLDKSTKPSREFKKTWGFRRTTIAKREIPGEMAAETPEGKGAPVRRSGRQAKRTDKLEEFLVTVKRGRGTGRRSCPSRLEGGDPPSQTPTDAETASEASFDGNAEAKAEEQKAASPEKRKRGRGRTRRAVKPKAGGGSVSDDGSSENEEETGSEVTKETQEQVETTASAEDGKDVEAKIEQPMNVTKEVEDIEDEGNESKEKSSNESINRRPTRAVSKDSKRDTKPKVGVKLRKEKKEDDDDDDEDDDDESSSSECDSDGYDPNALYCICRQKHNKRFMICCDRCEEWFHGDCVGISEARGRLMERNGEDYVCPNCYTQKGQISKAGSSTAATENGKRPVAGIRKTETGLTSLSNTSATTTEEKASDDLGIKGRIEKATNPSGKKKIKIFQPQVTAVEGSSLPKCIGPGCERDALPDSVYCGNDCILRHAAAAMKTITTDGKDSKQKERGKPKAQKKTTNKSPQKRISGPERRSSNQGEEEESESGTEEDDEDKHAEEHPPPPAMSSWSSDHNYIAVTPEKTTPISASVLNKASPPKEKEKEAIEEVKPEKETASADKKPPATNVAPKGGKKSPGSKGTKSAAATSSFPKGKPNAAPLSSGRELRKQPIPQVKLKKPGPPPPPIPVLSPSGPPGSRHHASGALRVGKSTFTIPKKQPQAVQKESAEPGPSATTRTPPSPVSSTQHPVPKPTLPAAPAAPPQPPPNNQMRSNIRRSLTDILYKRVSDSDDLSMSESEVGKLAVSIEKEMFNLYLNTDNKYKNKYRSLMFNLKDPKNKGLFYRVVGGEISPFRLVRLSPDELLSKEMSDWRKSEVSESLEISGRSQPKSGSRHEGAPPDVDMEEAPPPMSDGDDSQEDSRPTSTQQAQVSAGKGSSMPDIFSSMLKDTTAEHRAHLFDLNCKICTGQKSADDEPPSKKNKMSAPKKPEPSFKSKPEPRPSKSPADLPQVSSHSGLEMPLPDSTSVMEDSSSVFPVVQPSVTAVPAVSSVTITRRDPRTAGHRSTVPHIVPDVPALPANIPISVEPAIVEAKGPLPMPPPAPASLARPVMPKPATSQDLRSYGSSTTSASEPTPEGETALFLSGQEMMWKGFINMHSVAKFVTKAYMVSGSFEHIKEDLPDTIHIGGRISPHTVWDYVGKLKTSLSKELSLIRFHPATEEEEVAYVSLFSYFSSRKRFGVVANSNKRIKDLYLIPLSSKDPLPAKLLPFDGPGLEPARPNLLLGLLICQKDKKRPGAPLENEEKRSKTLRDDETGLPKPSTVGKAEIKQDKIHRSSLDVISTTPPGTPPPISASESTSSVSSVFSILSSVKAPGISTTTGSHSPSSNVSAPSTATPLQTILKTLFGKKKQDSDVSLSPSDQSAVDVSVPMLDPIVQQFAVTKGREVEVQDDRPYDPEEEYDPAVGYGTENTHNTTNVSAAIKEVTSVMDDVAYDPEDDSLFNDAGVDPGAKKLTEHQKVLDDKQIEEQKHEEAVHQQMPDTLISQPVASLLANSQLLQLGKKVEELVAKSSAAPVINQRRDPRQSRDPRHASASRRQTSDSTETEEESPATTDKPSPQEATAIETSLTQVCTSTDTETAQLDSTEDISVEEPSATADIPLLQVTAILDSVQPANLHPEACKSEEKGEMEEGRESELVPFLDIESTEVSIPLLGEKIDPELVESYMEKEPEEEPKIKEDPIESEIKSFEEVWPNSASILKADSSIGQSILKSDKVSSIGQPIETTATTYYNISTISTLSTSVHSVVPQDIIQDNSPYMDSHTSHIQHIPTTNPANIPPPMVFPPPIGPPPILGPPPMQGPPPMTVPPPIHIPPPMSGPLPMQIPPMQGPPPPLGDNDHSQYPPPGSYPPFQNQWGSSSQFDAAPRGPPPTNFTPRVPPPFQPMSQRGPPPQIFDNSINSMPPQHIGPRGPRSGPPLPGPPPPSFDGQRFNGPPPPFSFSAPRGPPPPFTGPPPNPFDNRAPTPSHFPGPRGPPPLHNIGDRGPPSNMSRGPGDQFEDGGNSYHQGIEKPSQGPPFRGPPPNHFDGRRGPPGPTGEMSGQRFPPPNQFRGSPQHRGSFEEPRGSQDFERHRGLSSQDFERHRGLSVQQFGGPRGPPPGHYDKEAVGQPARFNYNDDSPSDVRDVRPIRGPLLPTPPEGPIPIPGRIGGHSPDTHREDHWRRHSPEMRRRSSSSRDSAEPHNRPSRFDGGSRDRDAPSRLSEERQRDLSEDRRRDRDREGGHGGRSWGWNREHEHDRGRERDRERDRSRERDRERGRSREREREHSRERDRRESDRYRDGDGDKRRDRDRDRDRDRGRERDQDRDRKDLDRERKDQDRDRKDQDRDRKDQDRDRKDPDRDRKDPDRDRKDPDRDRKDPDRDRKDHDRDRAKNRDRDRDRERERDSRDRRRERSRSRDRERGKDRDRRDRDRERDKERGKEKDRDRRDRSRSKEKKDERKERSDNSRAKSTESENPS; translated from the exons ATGGAGGAGAGTGTGAGCCCTGAGCTGGCTCAAGCCCCTGAGCCTGAGCCCAGCCAGGATCTCATGGATACCAGCTCACAAG AACCAACATCGATCTTGGATGAAGTCAAAGATCAAAAAGACCAGGAGGATGTTAGTGAAGACAAAGTAGAGGACCTCGACAAATCCACAAAGCCCTCACGCGAGTTTAAGAAGACTTGGGGCTTTCGTCGGACCACCATTGCTAAGAGGGAAATCCCTGGAGAAATGGCAGCAGAGACCCCAGAGGGCAAAGGCGCCCCAGTGCGTCGTAGTGGCAGGCAGGCAAAGCGCACAGACAAACTGGAAGAGTTTCTGGTCACTGTGAAGCGAGGAAGAGGAACGGGTAGGAGAAGTTGTCCTTCACGACTTGAGGGAGGAGATCCCCCATCCCAGACCCCAACCGATGCTGAGACGGCTTCTGAGGCCAGCTTTGACGGAAATGCAGAAGCCAAAGCAGAGGAACAAAAAGCGGCCTCACCAGAGAAAAGGAAAAGGGGCCGGGGAAGGACGAGGAGGGCAGTGAAGCCTAAAGCAGGCGGAGGCTCGGTGAGTGATGACGGCAGCTCTGAAAACGAAGAGGAGACTGGAAGCGAAGTAACAAAAGAAACTCAAGAACAGGTTGAGACTACAGCCAGTGCTGAAGATGGAAAGGATGTCGAAGCAAAAATTGAACAACCGATGAATGTGACGAAAGAAGTGGAAGACATAGAGGATGAGGGTAATGAGAGCAAAGAGAAGTCCTCAAATGAGTCCATAAATAGACGTCCTACCAGAGCAGTCAGTAAAGATTCTAAAAGAGACACTAAACCCAAAGTAGGAGTGAAACTCCGCAAAGAGAAGAAAGAGGATGACgacgatgatgatgaggatgacgACGATGAGTCGTCTTCCAGTGAGTGCGACAGTGATGGTTATGACCCTAATGCACTTTATTGCATCTGCAGGCAGAAACACAACAAAAG GTTCATGATCTGCTGCGATCGCTGCGAGGAGTGGTTTCATGGTGACTGCGTTGGCATCTCTGAGGCACGTGGCCGACTGATGGAGAGAAATGGGGAGGACTATGTCTGTCCAAACTGCTACACACAGAAGGGACAGATTTCCAAGGCTGGTTCATCCACCGCAGCTACAGAGAATGGCAAACGGCCAGTAGCTGGCATTCGTAAAACCGAGACCGGCCTCACTTCACTTTCTAACACTTCTGCAACCACCACAGAGGAGAAAGCTTCTGATGACCTGGGTATCAAGGGCCGGATCGAGAAGGCCACCAATCCTAGTgggaaaaagaaaataaagattttCCAGCCG CAGGTGACTGCAGTTGAGGGATCTTCCCTCCCAAAATGCATCGGCCCTGGCTGTGAGAGAGATGCCCTCCCTGACTCTGTCTACTGTGGGAACGACTGCATACTCAGACATGCCGCTGCCGCCATGAAGACCATCACCACGGATGGAAAAGACTCCAAACAGAAAGAGAGGGGCAAGCCTAAGGCGCAGAAAAAGACCACAAATAAATCACCACAGAAG AGGATTTCTGGACCGGAAAGGAGGTCATCTAACCAAGGCGAGGAGGAGGAGTCAGAATCTGGGACTGAGGAAGATGACGAAGACAAGCATGCAGAGGAGCATCCGCCACCTCCGGCCATGTCATCCTGGTCCAGTGACCATAATTACATTGCAGTAACGCCAGAAAAGACTACACCCATATCAGCATCTGTGTTAAACAAAGCGT CTCCtccaaaagaaaaagaaaaggagGCCATTGAAGAAGTCAAACCAGAGAAGGAGACAGCATCCGCTGACAAGAAACCCCCTGCTACAAATGTTGCTCCCAAAGGAGGAAAAAAGTCTCCTGGCTCCAAGGGGACAAAGTCAGCTGCTGCCACCTCTTCTTTTCCCAAAGGCAAACCAAATGCAGCACCTTTGAGTAGTGGCAGAGAGTTAAGAAAACAGCCCATACCACAGGTCAAATTGAAGAAGCCGGGACCTCCCCCACCACCAATTCCGGTTTTATCTCCTTCGGGCCCCCCCGGATCTCGCCACCATGCTTCTGGAGCTCTTCGCGTTGGCAAAAGCACCTTTACTATCCCCAAAAAACAGCCACAGGCAGTGCAAAAGGAGTCTGCAGAGCCTGGTCCTTCTGCCACCACTAGAACCCCCCCCTCACCAGTGTCATCCACTCAACACCCAGTGCCTAAACCAACCCTGCCCGCTGCCCCTGCTGCTCCTCCACAGCCACCACCCAACAACCAGATGAGATCCAACATCAGACGATCACTGACTGATATCCTGTATAAAAG AGTCAGTGACAGTGATGATCTCTCCATGTCTGAGAGTGAAGTGGGAAAGTTGGCCGTCAGCATCGAGAAGGAGATGTTTAACCTTTATTTGAACACTGATAACAAGTACAAGAACAAGTACAGGTCCCTTATGTTTAACCTGAAGGACCCCAAAAACAAG GGCCTGTTCTATCGTGTGGTTGGTGGCGAGATCAGTCCTTTCAGGCTGGTGAGACTGAGTCCAGATGAACTGCTTTCCAAGGAGATGTCAGACTGGAGAAAATCTGAGGTCTCTGAG AGTCTGGAAATAAGTGGGAGATCTCAGCCCAAAAGTGGATCCAGACATGAGGGTGCTCCCCCGGATGTAGACATGGAGGAAGCGCCTCCTCCTATGTCTGATGGAGAT GACTCCCAAGAGGACTCACGGCCTACTTCTACACAGCAAGCACAAGTCTCTGCTGGTAAAGGCAGCTCAATGCCAGATATCTTCAGTAGTATGCTGAAAGACACTACAGCAGAGCACAGGGCTCATCTCTTTGACCTGAACTGCAAGATCTGTACAG GCCAGAAGTCTGCAGATGATGAACCaccatctaaaaaaaataaaatgtctgcaCCTAAAAAGCCAGAGCCGTCGTTTAAGTCTAAACCAGAGCCACGACCATCCAAATCCCCTGCTGATCTCCCTCAAGTTTCCTCTCATTCTGGACTTGAAATGCCTTTGCCTGATTCTACGTCTGTGATGGAGGATTCAAGCAGTGTATTTCCTGTGGTTCAGCCCTCAGTCACCGCTGTACCAGCAGTCTCTTCAGTTACAATAACTCGAAGGGATCCTCGCACTGCAGGTCACCGGTCAACTGTTCCTCACATAGTTCCTGATGTTCCTGCTCTGCCAGCAAATATTCCTATCTCTGTTGAACCTGCGATTGTAGAAGCAAAAGGTCCTTTGCCTATGCCCCCTCCTGCCCCAGCATCTCTAGCCAGACCTGTGAtgccaaaaccagccacttcaCAAGATCTGCGCAGTTATGGATCCAGTACTACCAG tgcaTCAGAGCCAACTCCTGAGGGTGAAACTGCTTTGTTCTTGTCTGGACAAGAGATGATGTGGAAAGGATTCATAAACATGCACTCTGTTGCCAAGTTTGTCACAAAAGCCTATATGGTTTCAGGATCATTTGAGCATATTAAGGAG gACTTGCCTGATACCATTCATATTGGTGGTAGAATATCCCCACATACTGTTTGGGATTATGTGGGAAAGTTGAAGACTTCGCTGTCAAAA GAATTGAGTCTCATTCGTTTCCATCCAGCTACTGAAGAGGAGGAGGTGGCGTATGTGTCTCTGTTTTCTTATTTCAGTAGCCGTAAGCGGTTTGGAGTAGTGGCAAACAGCAACAAGCGCATTAAAGACCTTTACCTCATCCCTTTGAGCTCAAAAGACCCACTTCCTGCAAAGCTTCTGCCATTTGATGGACCAG GTCTTGAACCAGCTCGTCCCAATCTCCTCCTGGGGTTGTTGATTTGTCAGAAGGACAAGAAGCGTCCTGGTGCCCCTTTAGAGAATGAGGAGAAACGTTCTAAAACTCTAAGAGATGATGAGACAGGCCTTCCAAAACCATCCACTGTTggtaaagctgaaataaaacaggACAAAATTCATCGATCTAGTCTGGATGTCATAAGCACAACTCCCCCAGGCACTCCTCCACCCATCAGTGCCTCGGAGTCTACAAGTTCTGTCTCTTCTGTGTTTTCCATACTGTCCTCTGTCAAAGCACCTGGTATTAGCACTACCACAGGCAGTCATTCTCCATCCTCCAATGTCTCAGCACCATCTACAGCCACTCCACTTCAGACTATCCTAAAAACACTTTTTGGTAAGAAGAAGCAAGATTCCGATGTCTCGTTATCACCTTCAGATCAAAGTGCTGTAGATGTCTCTGTGCCCATGCTTGATCCAATCGTCCAGCAGTTTGCAGTAACCAAGGGTAGAGAGGTAGAAGTACAGGATGATAGGCCATATGATCCTGAAGAAGAATATGACCCAGCTGTTGGCTATGGTACAGAAAATACCCATAATACAACAAATGTATCTGCTGCCATTAAAGAAGTCACATCTGTGATGGATGATGTTGCTTATGACCCTGAGGATGACTCTCTTTTTAATGACGCTGGGGTTGATCCAGGTGCTAAAAAATTAACTGAGCATCAAAAAGTGCTTGACGATAAACAAATTGAGGAACAGAAGCATGAGGAAGCAGTTCATCAGCAAATGCCAGACACTTTGATTTCTCAGCCTGTTGCTTCTCTGTTAGCTAACAGTCAATTGCTGCAGCTTGGTAAAAAGGTTGAAGAGTTGGTGGCAAAGAGTTCAGCTGCTCCAGTTATTAACCAGAGAAGAGACCCAAGACAGAGTAGAGACCCTAGACATGCATCTGCAAGTAGAAGACAGACTTCTGATTCCACAGAGACAGAGGAGGAATCTCCTGCTACTACAGATAAACCATCTCCACAAGAAGCTACAGCAATAGAGACATCACTAACACAAGTTTGCACATCCACAGACACAGAAACTGCACAGCTGGACTCTACTGAAGATATATCAGTAGAGGAACCTTCTGCAACTGCAGATATTCCCCTATTGCAAGTTACTGCCATTTTGGATTCCGTGCAGCCTGCCAATCTGCACCCAGAAGCATGCAAATCTGAGGAAAAAGGTGAGATGGAGGAAGGAAGAGAGAGTGAATTGGTGCCTTTTCTTGATATAGAGAGCACAGAAGTTTCTATTCCATTACTAGGGGAAAAGATTGACCCAGAGTTAGTGGAAAGCTACATGGAAAAGGAACCTGAAGAAGAACCCAAAATTAAGGAGGATCCCATTGAATCCGAGATTAAAAGTTTTGAGGAGGTTTGGCCTAATTCTGCCAGCATTTTAAAAGCTGATTCATCCATTGGACAGTCTATTTTAAAATCTGACAAAGTTTCTTCCATTGGGCAGCCTATTGAAACCACTGCAACCACATATTATAACATTTCAACAATCAGTACTTTATCTACATCCGTACACTCAGTAGTTCCACAAGATATAATCCAAGACAACTCACCTTATATGGATTCTCACACTTCCCATATACAGCATATACCAACAACAAACCCTGCTAATATTCCACCTCCAATGGTGTTTCCTCCTCCAATTGGGCCTCCACCGATTCTTGGTCCTCCTCCCATGCAAGGCCCACCACCAATGACTGTTCCACCACCCATTCATATCCCTCCACCAATGTCAGGACCACTGCCAATGCAGATTCCACCAATGCAAGGTCCACCTCCCCCCCTCGGGGATAATGATCATTCTCAATATCCACCACCTGGATCATATCCACCTTTCCAGAATCAGTGGGGTAGCAGTTCTCAGTTTGATGCTGCTCCAAGAGGTCCTCCACCTACAAATTTTACACCAAGAGTACCACCTCCATTCCAACCAATGAGTCAGAGAGGTCCTCCTCCTCAGATCTTTGATAATTCTATTAATTCAATGCCCCCTCAGCATATTGGACCAAGAGGCCCACGTTCAGGGCCTCCACTACCTGGGCCACCACCTCCCAGCTTTGATGGACAAAGGTTTAATGGTCCTCCACCACCTTTTAGCTTTTCTGCACCTAGGGGTCCACCTCCACCATTCACTGGTCCCCCTCCAAATCCCTTTGATAATAGAGCGCCAACACCATCCCACTTTCCAGGTCCGAGAGGCCCACCTCCACTTCATAACATTGGGGATCGTGGCCCTCCATCTAATATGTCAAGAGGACCTGGAGATCAGTTTGAAGATGGTGGAAACTCTTATCATCAGGGAATAGAGAAACCCTCGCAAGGGCCTCCTTTTAGGGGACCACCACCAAACCACTTTGATGGACGAAGAGGACCTCCTGGTCCTACAGGTGAAATGTCAGGACAGCGATTTCCACCTCCAAACCAATTCCGTGGTTCACCTCAACACAGGGGATCATTTGAGGAACCACGGGGATCTCAAGACTTTGAAAGGCACCGGGGGCTGTCATCTCAAGACTTTGAAAGACATCGGGGACTATCAGTTCAGCAGTTTGGTGGCCCGAGAGGTCCACCACCTGGACATTATGATAAGGAAGCTGTTGGTCAGCCAGCACGATTTAACTACAATGATGACAGTCCAAGTGATGTTAGAGATGTTAGACCTATTCGTGGACCTCTGCTTCCAACACCACCTGAAGGTCCCATCCCAATACCGGGTCGTATAGGTGGACACAGTCCAGACACCCACCGTGAAGACCACTGGAGACGTCACTCCCCTGAAATGAGGAGGCGAAGCAGTTCCAGCAGAGACAGTGCAGAGCCACATAACCGTCCAAGTAGATTTGATGGTGGTTCACGTGACAGAGATGCCCCCTCAAGATTGTCTGAAGAGAGGCAGCGTGACTTGTCTGAGGATAGgaggagagacagagacagagaaggTGGACATGGTGGACGATCATGGGGCTGGAATAGGGAACACGAGCATGATCGAGGCAGAGAAAGGGATCGTGAAAGAGACCGGAGCAGGGAAAGAGATCGGGAGCGGGGTCGCAGCAGGGAAAGGGAAAGAGAACACAGTAGAGAGAGGGATCGCAGAGAGTCTGACCGATAcagagatggagatggagacaAGAGGAGAGACCGGGATCGAGACAGAGACCGTGACCGTGGAAGAGAGCGAGATCAAGACCGAGACCGAAAAGACTTAGACAGAGAAAGAAAAGACCAAGATCGAGACCGAAAAGATCAAGATCGAGACCGAAAAGATCAAGATCGAGACCGAAAAGACCCAGACCGAGACCGTAAAGACCCAGACCGAGACCGTAAAGACCCAGACCGAGACCGAAAAGACCCAGACCGAGACCGAAAAGACCATGACCGAGACAGAGCAAAGAACAGAGACAGAGATAGAGACCGTGAACGAGAGCGAGACAGCAGGGACAGGAGAAGAGAGCGCTCAAGGAGTCGTGATCGAGAACGTGGAAAAGACCGTGACCGAAGAGATCGGGACAGAGAACGGGACAAAGAAAGAGGCAAGGAGAAAGACAGGGACAGACGGGACAGAAGCAGAAGCAAAGAAAAGAAGgatgaaagaaaagaaagatctGACAACTCAAGAGCAAAGTCTACAGAATCTGAAAACCCATCATGA